A genome region from Hevea brasiliensis isolate MT/VB/25A 57/8 chromosome 7, ASM3005281v1, whole genome shotgun sequence includes the following:
- the LOC110660668 gene encoding BTB/POZ domain-containing protein At2g04740, which translates to MSPTPQRPSGWTLDAELDEIDLDPSDFTSSLPLKKVPNGDVFEASRAGDVDRLRYLLESGVNVNARDQWDSVALYYACLAGHLDAARMLLESGAICSEHTFDGDRCHYAALNLKVRKLLKAFEARPPPLGPLQAALRETFLGCEANKAYLEQIELGGFHVSGVSSSGISNSNCFRPDVVFFVQGRPIEAHRVILSARSPFFKRKFETDWRDRCEVRFAREKLSYPALYSLIHFFYSDRLEIAVDDMEDLVRICKVCKCESLQRILEKELIHQKYAEYKALRDVDNSQKRFILQGSSLPEEDRLPAALHHILRTSLAKSTLGQNLDGSVDRLIYSIGAVQISDSVNDLADVCIRVDKKIFRCHQVLLASRSEYFRARLSRMKDFYEGKDGLPVDSLPCLEEHDLSMETLEKMLEYMYTDSLKDIDPDQAEEMFDAASRYLLFSLKRAVADVLLPHLETVSHAELCHWLILSDMYGVLKIREYCLDTMACNFETFADNREFRAMLLTLPPPSGDSSLRTTVPNAPGAILNTDQGNLLDDLREKWLEAEAAELDKRDESALLFDKRLEMLMLVAEKEKSNEPTDYMEHCSG; encoded by the exons ATGTCGCCAACACCACAACGCCCTTCCGGATGGACCCTCGACGCAGAACTGGACGAAATCGACCTAGACCCCTCCGATTTCACCTCCTCTCTCCCGCTTAAGAAAGTTCCGAACGGCGACGTATTCGAGGCCTCCCGTGCCGGCGACGTCGACCGCCTTAGGTACTTGCTGGAATCCGGCGTCAATGTCAACGCCCGTGACCAGTGGGACTCCGTCGCATTATACTACGCTTGTTTGGCCGGCCACCTCGACGCTGCGCGGATGTTGCTGGAGAGTGGAGCTATATGCTCCGAGCATACTTTTGATGGGGATAGATGTCACTATGCTGCCTTGAATTTAAAGGTCAGGAAGCTTTTGAAGGCTTTTGAGGCTAGACCACCGCCTTTGGGACCGTTGCAGGCGGCGCTACGAGAGACTTTCTTGGGTTGTGAGGCCAATAAGGCCTATTTGGAGCAGATTGAGCTAGGTGGTTTTCACGTTTCAG GTGTTTCATCCAGTGGGATATCCAATTCCAACTGCTTCCGTCCAGATGTGGTATTTTTCGTTCAAGGTAGGCCTATTGAAGCTCACAGAGTCATATTAAGTGCTCGGTCACCATTTTTTAAGAGAAAGTTTGAAACTGATTGGAGAGACCGATGTGAAGTGAGATTTGCAAGGGAAAAGTTGTCTTATCCCGCGCTTTACAGCCTAATTCACTTCTTCTATTCTGACAGACTAGAGATTGCAGTTGATGACATGGAAGATCTTGTAAGAATCTGCAAAGTGTGCAAATGTGAATCCTTGCAGAGAATTCTTGAGAAAGAACTGATTCATCAAAAATATGCAGAGTACAAAGCACTGAGAGATGTGGACAATTCGCAGAAGAGGTTTATCTTACAGGGCTCATCACTTCCTGAGGAAGACCGTCTTCCTGCTGCCTTGCATCATATCCTTCGTACTTCCCTGGCAAAATCCACTTTGGGACAAAATTTGGATGGCAGTGTTGATAGGTTAATATATTCCATTGGTGCAGTGCAGATAAGTGATTCTGTAAATGATCTTGCTGATGTTTGTATAAGAGTGGATAAGAAGATTTTTCGCTGCCATCAAGTGCTTTTAGCATCAAGGTCGGAGTACTTTAGAGCAAGATTGTCCCGGATGAAGGATTTTTATGAAGGGAAGGATGGATTGCCTGTTGATTCTCTTCCATGTCTTGAAGAACATGATTTGAGCATGGAGACATTGGAGAAAATGCTGGAGTATAT GTATACTGATAGTTTGAAGGATATTGACCCAGATCAG GCAGAGGAAATGTTTGATGCTGCTTCGAGATATCTTTTGTTTTCTCTTAAGCGTGCTGTAGCTGATGTACTTTTGCCACATCTAGAAACGGTTTCACATGCAGAACTGTGCCATTGGCTTATATTGTCAGATAT GTATGGCGTCTTGAAAATCCGAGAGTACTGTCTAGATACAATGGCTTGTAACTTTGAGACATTTGCTGATAATCGAGAGTTCCGAGCAATGCTTCTGACACTGCCTCCACCATCTGGAGATTCTTCACTTCGCACCACAGTCCCAAATGCTCCAGGAGCAATTCTAAATACAGACCAAGGAAATCTTCTGGATGATTTGCGAGAGAAATGGCTTGAAGCTGAAGCTGCTGAGCTTGATAAGAGAGATGAGAGTGCATTACTTTTTGACAAGCGCCTTGAGATGCTGATGCTTGTGGCTGAGAAAGAAAAATCTAATGAACCAACTGATTATATGGAACACTGTTCTGGTTGA
- the LOC110660667 gene encoding fimbrin-5, which yields MSGFVGVLVSDPWLQSQFTQVELRTLKSNYVSIRTQAGRTTVGDLPPVFVKLKAFSEIFNEDEIKTILGESYSNAGEELDFETFLRAYLNVQARVPAKSGGRKLKSSSSFLKASTTTFHHNINESEKASYVSHINGYLGEDPFLSKYLPIDAATNALFDLVKDGVLLCKLINVAVPGTIDERAINTKKVLNPWERNENHTLCLNSAKAIGCTVVNIGTQDLVEARPHLVLGLISQIIKIQLLADLNLKKTPELVELVDDSKEVEELMGLAPEKVLLKWMNFHLKKAGYNKEVTNFSSDVKDGEAYVYLLNALAPELSSPATLDSSDPGERANMVLEQAERLDCKRYLTAKDIVEGSPNLNLAFVAQIFQHRNGLTVDTNKTSFAEMMEDDAQTSREERCFRLWINSLGIVSYVNNVFEDVRNGWVLLEVLDKVSPGSVNWKQTTKPPIKMPFRKVENCNQVVQIGKELHFSLVNVAGNDIVQGNKKLIIAFLWQLMRFTMLQLLKNLRSHSSHSQGKEITDADILNWANSKVKKAGRTSQMESFKDKSLSNGIFFLELLSAVEPRVVNWAVVTKGESDEDKKLNATYIISVARKLGCSIFLLPEDIIEVNQKMILVLTASIMYWSLQQQVVESESSAAEDNVESSSMEGDISMDDAASDTAASPKVGNEEKRE from the exons ATGTCTGGTTTTGTGGGTGTACTTGTTTCTGATCCATGGCTTCAAAGCCAGTTCACCCAAGTCGAGCTACGTACTCTTAAATCCAAT tatgTATCGATAAGGACTCAGGCAGGTCGCACCACAGTCGGCGATTTGCCTCCTGTTTTTGTAAAATTGAAGGCTTTCTCAGAGATTTTTAATGAGGATGAGATTAAGACTATACTGGGGGAGTCTTATTCAAACGCAGGAGAAGAACTTGATTTTGAAACCTTCCTCCGG GCATATTTAAATGTGCAAGCTCGAGTACCTGCAAAATCAGGTGGAAGAAAACTgaaatcttcttcttcatttctcaaagcatcaacaacaaCTTTTCACCATAACATTAATGAATCTGAGAAGGCTTCCTATGTTTCCCACATTAACGGCTATTTGGGAGAAGATCCATTCTTGAGTAAATATCTTCCGATAGATGCAGCAACAAATGCTTTATTTGATCTTGTGAAAGATGGAGTTCTTCTTTG CAAGCTTATCAATGTGGCTGTTCCTGGGACTATAGATGAGCGAGCTATTAACACAAAAAAGGTCCTTAACCCATGGGAAAGAAATGAGAATCACACCCTTTGCCTCAATTCTGCGAAGGCTATTGGCTGCACAGTTGTTAATATTGGAACACAAGACCTTGTTGAAGCTAGA CCCCATCTGGTACTTGGATTGATTTCCCAAATTATTAAG ATTCAACTGTTAGCAGATCttaatttaaagaaaactccTGAACTTGTGGAATTGGTGGATGACAGCAAG GAGGTGGAGGAGCTCATGGGTTTAGCACCTGAAAAAGTGTTGCTGAAATGGATGAATTTTCATTTGAAGAAAGCTGGTTACAATAAAGAGGTTACAAACTTCTCTTCCGATGTGAAG GACGGAGAGGCCTATGTTTACCTGCTTAATGCTCTTGCACCAGAACTCAGTAGCCCTGCCACCTTGGATTCTAGTGATCCTGGGGAGAGAGCAAACATGGTCCTTGAGCAGGCAGAGAGACTTGATTGCAAAAGATATCTCACTGCTAAAGACATTGTTGAGGGCTCCCCAAATCTTAATCTTGCATTTGTGGCTCAAATATTCCAGCACAG GAATGGATTGACAGTTGACACTAATAAGACGTCATTTGCTGAGATGATGGAGGATGATGCTCAAACTTCTCGGGAAGAGAGATGCTTCCGACTGTGGATTAACAGTCTTGGAATTGTTAGCTATGTTAATAATGTTTTTGAGGATGTCAGAAATGG ATGGGTTCTTTTAGAAGTGCTTGACAAAGTTTCACCTGGATCAGTTAATTGGAAGCAGACAACTAAACCTCCTATAAAGATGCCATTTAGAAAAGTTGAGAATTGCAACCAAGTTGTACAGATAGGGAAGGAATTGCATTTCTCCCTTGTAAATGTTGCTGGGAATGACATTGTTCAAGGAAATAAGAAGCTCATAATAG CATTTTTGTGGCAGCTAATGAGGTTTACCATGCTTCAGCTTCTGAAAAACTTGAGATCTCACTCCTCCCACTCCCAAGGTAAAGAAATTACAGATGCCGACATTTTAAACTGGGCAAATAGCAAAGTGAAGAAAGCAGGTAGAACATCTCAAATGGAGAGCTTCAAG GATAAGAGCCTTTCAAATGGAATTTTCTTTCTTGAGCTTCTCAGTGCAGTGGAGCCAAGGGTAGTCAATTGGGCAGTTGTTACAAAGGGAGAAAGTG ATGAGGATAAGAAGTTGAATGCTACCTACATAATCAGTGTTGCCCGGAAACTTGGATGCTCCATTTTCTTACTGCCCGAGGACATTATAGAG GTAAACCAGAAGATGATACTTGTTTTGACTGCAAGCATAATGTACTGGAGCTTACAGCAACAGGTTGTAGAATCAGAGTCATCTGCTGCTGAAGACAATGTAGAGTCATCATCTATGGAAGGCGATATTTCTATGGACGATGCTGCTTCAGATACTGCTGCGTCCCCCAAGGTTGGCAATGAAGAAAAAAGAGAATGA